The DNA window ACGGCCCATCATGGGAATCAGGGTCACCAAGAAGGTGTAAATCAGATAGCTGTTGTAAAGGAAAGGAATGATTTGGAAAGTCTTGAGCACGCCAGTCCAGGAAAAGCCACGGTCGTGCAGGGTGGTCAGCAGATTAATGGCCAAAGGAGTTTCGTAGAAGATAAGAGTCCAGGTGACCACGTAGGTGCTTCGCAGACCATAAACAGTCAACCCAATACCCAGAAGGGCCAGTATTACAGCGTGGCCATGAAGGACCAACTGCAGTTGCTGAGCAAGTGCCACCTTAGCCTATAGGGATACGAATTTGTTACCTATTcgtggaatttttaaattctgcTACTCACGCTTCGTTGCAACTTAAGGTAGATGTAAGAGGGAAAGCTCAACCCCAGCAGACTGGGGCAAATGTACAGACCGATTAACAAGGCCGGAGTGCTGAAGTAGGTGAGGGAGAGTCCATACTTGTCAAAGACATAGGCTACTGCTAGCGGGAGACCGAAGCCCAGCACAAACGCGATGATCTCGAGTACAAGGATGAGGATGAACCAGCTAAGAACGTATCCAGGCGATATGCAAGAAATGCTTGCGGTGCGCCAAATAGATACGAATATCAGGATCAGTGCTATTCCGGACACAGAATAATTTAGAATAACGCCACTGCTCTCCGTATAGCTGATGAAGTACAGTCCCAGGAAATCGAAGAATATGACATGTCCAGTGGCGTAAGCCTAAGAAATATTAGTGTTTATACGACGACTTTTCGAGAACTATGTTTCTTACCGCTGTGTTGTCAAGCTCAGTGGCATTAGATAGGGATCGCACCAGACTAAGCAAATTTTCTCCCGTGCTCTGAATCGAACCCCTGGGAATATTAGCGAATCGATCGTATTTTGTATGATAGGTGAATCCGTTGATGAACTGTGCAATATCCAGGCCTAATGGATTATTGGTAACTTAATAAATGCTTATATACAGCCACGATTTTTACACCTACCGATAAGATTTCCATACTTAACAAAGATGCCGAAATCTGTGTCCGACGGCAGGATACCTGTTTGGAAGATTTCCTCAGCCATGGTGGTAGCTAATGGATGAATAGCACTTTTTTTATAGTGCTGAAAAAAGTTTGATAAGTTTGGAAACTGAAAAATAAGTAAGTTATGAGTGAGACGTACTTCTACGAGCCAGGGGCTGTTGGGTCCAGTTTGAAATACAATATCGGAACCGCCACCGCCAGCAGAGTCCAAATTGACTACAGCtctgaaaatgaaataattcgGTTGATCAAGGCATTTCTAGGAAGGGGGTCTCTACTTACTTGCAGTTCTTTGCCCACTTGTGTTGGGTGATGAAACCATGCGAAGCCTGCAAGGGATTTTCTTCGGCTCCGTTCAGCAAAAAGATTATGGTATGCTGGATCGTTTGCTCGGTGGTGCACATAACTCGGAAGACTTCCAGAATAGAGACTATCATTTGACCAGCATCGCCGGCAGATCGACTCGTTGGCTTGGAATCAAAGTGACTGTTGACCAGGAGGTACGCTTCACTCGTGGAGTTCTTGGGACTCAGCTTTATGACTATATTCTGCACTCCCTGATACTGATTGATCATGGTCCAATGAATATAGGACCCAGAGACCTCCTGAAGGTCGACCTCCACGTCGAAGTACTCGTCCAGACAGCTCTCTTGTATCTCAATCACTAAGCTCATCAAGTAATCAACCGTTTTGATTTCATTGCCTTCACTACCAACGACTTTGGTTCCGATTTCGTCAAATTCGTAAAGGTGGTTTTGGGCACGCTCGGCAATGAAGACTCCTTTGGACGCGTCCTCTAAGGTCAAGCCCTTGGGAAGGTGGTAAAAGAGTGGTATCACAACCGCAAAGAACAAAAGTGCCCAGAACAGAAGAAAGCCGCTGGCTAGGTACCAGGGTCCTCTGAAGTTCAGTTCCTGCCTTCTGACATTTTTTGAGGATGCTGATCCGCCGTTGCCTTCGATGGGCTCATCTGAAATCTGagagtggaaaatatttttcagaaaGAAGTGGAACATGTCCTAATGTTCCTAGATTACCAGTTTGTCTTTGTCTCCCATTTTGTCGATCTTTCTAAGCAGCTCTGCGCACTGCTCTCCCAAAAATCAGACTGATTTCCTCAAACAAGAGTCAAGTTCTTTTATACCCCAAAAATCCAAAGATACCAGTTAAAAGCCATAAAGTTATAATGAATTTATTATACATATCAGCAGTGTAGATGTTTAAGCAAATTATGATTTATTATAAGCGTTGAAGTCGATAAAGATTTCTTCAAGCGAGGGCAGAAAGTAATGAAcgacaaagaaaaaataaagtgTAATATTTAGACACTCTTAGCAATTTAAACACATTCACTTTATATGTTTAATTTTCggagcaaaataaaatataattggtCGAATAcgaaatcaattttttatCCGAGAAAAGCTTAAAACCACTCTCGATAATTAGGTATAGATTTATGtgttaatttgtttaagaTAACAATGAAGGTGTTTAAATAGTCGAATTTACCGTTCCTCAAATATTACcacattttatgattttacGCCCACATCTAATATCTATCAGCTATAAGTTCACTTATCTTAATTGCTTAGTAAAGTCTAATTTACTTATTCAATTGCTGTCGGCCGGTCAGGGTTGCACTTATTATTATAGGCGAAAAAGTAGAATAATTAAAGTCTGAAGTCTATTGTATCACTTTGAGGGGTATAATTGACTTGACCACGTCTACAGGTTGCAACTTGATCCCAAAAATATTACAGTATCAGTTAAAAGCACcacttaacgaggtaaaaatatagagGGTGAATGGACctacagcaaacaaaagttctgatatccaCTTTTGTGtcgaaaatgtataaaattttcttatttttttacgtTCGGCAAGCTTTATTAAAATCGTACAATTAAAGCTGTGCCGGCCCCAACAgataaaatgttcaaaattttaatttcttcgtgcttatatagtagtcgccttcgcactccctcctggtgcgcttcatcactacgtggactgccgtccacagtttTATATATTGGATATACAGTATATTAGTTGGTGATTCAGTGGAAACATTGACCTAAGTTGACCTTTTGAGGAAAGTGAAAATTAaggaataaattaattaatttaagaaaattatagACTTAAAAAGAGTCCATTCATTTATTGCATGAGCAGATAGCTTATGATTTCCAAGTGCTCTTAAACTTGTAAGTTAATTATGACAGTACAAAGTCCTTAAAATGACACTTCAACAATTGGTAACAACCTTAAGACAAACGTGCAAAAGCACTAaatatatgttcaaatttatCTATATTGCAAACGATTATGGACTTCATGCGCCTTGATAACTAGACCCACCACAACCCAATAACTGTTGTTTGGCAACGGAGGCACACGACTGTATCTAAGCGCGAATTTCAttctaattataataaattattttcagcGGAGGAAGAGATTGATAAAAGTTTCCCGGAGTTCTGGGATACATATTACatattttagtaaaatatCTTAATTAATCAAACCGACTTTAAAGTTATCTAAAAAACACTATAATCACCTTGTTGTGGCAGGAATCGAAGCGCGAACGTAAGACTTGCCACATCTTTTCCGAAGATACACAGTTCATCTGAGAGGCTATTTGCCTTAGGCGCATCATCTTGGCCAGAATTTTTACAATGCAAATTCGGTTCTCACGCTCACGTTCCTTACCAAACACTCTCGGTTATGTATACGTTTTAGAGTTCTCTTATAGCGGGTGTCTAGTCTTAGAATGTTTACAAGTTAGCTTTTCGTGCCCGGATCCAATCCACTTAATGTATAGTCCCCGAGGAATTTGCTTGAATAGGGAAATGATTGCCCTACGCACCTGTTTGCTAGCATATTTCAATGTTTGTTTACAAAGCAAACGTATAGTACAGAAATTGAATGTTTTGGCTCTTATATTTGTTTGGAGGAAAGCTTGATTGAAGAGAAAACCAAGGTTTTTGATCGTAATTATAGCATTCGTAATGTAGTTTAATAAAGTAATGTAATGTGTAATTTTGTATCAGATTCTATACAGTTAATTGTTAACGCTTAAACACTACAATTAGAACAGCAGAAGCTATATCATTTGCGGCTCGGCCTTAGAAGTACCAGGTCTCGTAGGTGCCAACCCAGCCCTGAATGTAGGCGTAGGACGGAAATCGACTAATGTAACTGCTGAGCTTTTCGATAGCAGTGATATCCTGAGTCACCCAGTGACCCCCGATGCCAATCTCAAGGGTGGACGTGTCAAACGTTGAGGTCGTCTTCTACAAGTAATAAATTGATATGCTACTAACCATACAATTACAGGTCTTTAGTACGTATTTGCTTACCTCAACATCGATGGTGAACTCTAGAGGACTGTCGTCCAGTCCGTAGGAGAAGTACACCATGTACGGTGGTTCTGCCTGTTCTCGTATGAGCGTGTCATTGAAGGACCAGTTCAGTATCTTTGCCTCGTTTTTCACATTGATGAATATTCCCATGTGGGAAGGTCCTGCCACGGTGAAGTTGAACCTCCTCTGCGTGGGACTCTCCAGTTCGGTGCTGTCTTGTAGCACCAACATGGGATATTCGGTAGGTATCTCGGGCGATTCCGACGTTTCGATCCAGAGACTATACTCTCGGGCTTTGTTCCATCGGTGGTTATAAAGCGGCATGCCACAAAACATTTCCTCATCGCAAAAGTCGCTCACTTTCTGTACTTCTCCAATGGCATCGATTTCATCTACGtattcagttaaaattattaGGCATAATATCTAAATGTAAACCGCAATTTCTTGCTTACCTCGAGCAATATCCAATCGACGGTCCTGTGGATAAATATACAAGCCAGACTCATCGATACGAGTACTTCCATCGGCGTTATGGAGGCGACGGTGGGCATGCTACAAtggatttattttatgaatgaaaacaATATAATCAAAGTCCACAAAAAGTTGTTCTTACAATCAAAGAGTAGCGCTGTGGCGAAGTCTTTTCCTTGTATGGAAAAGCGGCACTTGTGACGGAAATAACAATGAACAGAAGGGTAATTCCCAGGAAGCACATGACTATCGTCCTCGTCTTGCGGAAGAACATGATAAGTGGAGCCTGGCCAAAagcaataacaaaatatttaacacaTATTATTTGTGGCGTatgaatattttgaaaaaggTATAACCAAATGTagagtgtctaaaagtatgcagtgaaaaaaGATTAGACGCTCTTCTGAATAAAGCCATTAAAGTTCATAGCTCACTATATACTTTTAGACGCCAAcaattaaactttttgaattttttaggTTCCCCAATTACTTTTGTGGGACCCCTGCGAGCTTAACTTACAATAAAGCCGGCAAACATGAGGGAAAATAGCCAGACCAGAGCTGCTATAACCATATCCGGATTCGATGAGGACCCGGATCGCCCCTGCATCGGCATTAGGGTCACCAGAGCCACGGTGCACAGATATGTGAAGAAGACGAAGGGAAGTATCTGGCATACGGTGACAGCGATGGCAAACAAGTAGGCTGTAGGCGAAAAGTTAAATAAGTACTCAGAGTCGTAAAAAGTAATATAATTACCCTTTCGGTGCCACTTTGTCACCAGGTTCACAATCAGCGCAAAGATGTCGAACAGCACACATAGCATTATCAGATAGGCCGATCGTATGCTCAAACCGGTCAGGGTGAGCATTATCACAATCAGGCAAACACAGTGCGAGTGCATGAACAACTGGATGCGGAATCCCAGGCCCAAGGGGTCCCTCTTCGTTTTCTCCAGATACAAAGCGGGCAGGATGCTCAGCCCGAAGATAATGGGTGCCAGATATAGGCCAAAGATGGTCCAAGGAGAGGTGAACCACGACATCGAACGATTCACACCATCCATAAAAACGGCCACAAGAAGTGCCAGACCAACGGCCAAAAATAGGGAGACAAACTGCATGCC is part of the Drosophila biarmipes strain raj3 chromosome 2R, RU_DBia_V1.1, whole genome shotgun sequence genome and encodes:
- the LOC108026941 gene encoding endoplasmic reticulum metallopeptidase 1 isoform X2, which gives rise to MGDKDKLISDEPIEGNGGSASSKNVRRQELNFRGPWYLASGFLLFWALLFFAVVIPLFYHLPKGLTLEDASKGVFIAERAQNHLYEFDEIGTKVVGSEGNEIKTVDYLMSLVIEIQESCLDEYFDVEVDLQEVSGSYIHWTMINQYQGVQNIVIKLSPKNSTSEAYLLVNSHFDSKPTSRSAGDAGQMIVSILEVFRVMCTTEQTIQHTIIFLLNGAEENPLQASHGFITQHKWAKNCKAVVNLDSAGGGGSDIVFQTGPNSPWLVEHYKKSAIHPLATTMAEEIFQTGILPSDTDFGIFVKYGNLIGLDIAQFINGFTYHTKYDRFANIPRGSIQSTGENLLSLVRSLSNATELDNTAAYATGHVIFFDFLGLYFISYTESSGVILNYSVSGIALILIFVSIWRTASISCISPGYVLSWFILILVLEIIAFVLGFGLPLAVAYVFDKYGLSLTYFSTPALLIGLYICPSLLGLSFPSYIYLKLQRSAKVALAQQLQLVLHGHAVILALLGIGLTVYGLRSTYVVTWTLIFYETPLAINLLTTLHDRGFSWTGVLKTFQIIPFLYNSYLIYTFLVTLIPMMGRFGRGTNPDLIISALNALGTILALGFLIPLINMFRRPSLILFSLLAISAVTIYTATSTQIGFPYRPRTNVQRLPYLQVRRTFYEYDGTVVKDESGYLFNFQDRRGPAPLENSKVNLTGLVSIAADCDKVMMCGYPLYDHRWVKNREQIMWLPREAEIVPPFVPVLELVAKTDLGNNTMRYEFNTTTTDHTSVFIQPEEDVTIVNWSLLLAYIGQQTTYHLYYSSGKNILPLTFYIDFWKLDGDFNVPVTQLGVGAHSIGNEGDAISQEFASQLPTFAALVEWPASYQRFIF
- the LOC108026941 gene encoding endoplasmic reticulum metallopeptidase 1 isoform X1; its protein translation is MWQVLRSRFDSCHNKISDEPIEGNGGSASSKNVRRQELNFRGPWYLASGFLLFWALLFFAVVIPLFYHLPKGLTLEDASKGVFIAERAQNHLYEFDEIGTKVVGSEGNEIKTVDYLMSLVIEIQESCLDEYFDVEVDLQEVSGSYIHWTMINQYQGVQNIVIKLSPKNSTSEAYLLVNSHFDSKPTSRSAGDAGQMIVSILEVFRVMCTTEQTIQHTIIFLLNGAEENPLQASHGFITQHKWAKNCKAVVNLDSAGGGGSDIVFQTGPNSPWLVEHYKKSAIHPLATTMAEEIFQTGILPSDTDFGIFVKYGNLIGLDIAQFINGFTYHTKYDRFANIPRGSIQSTGENLLSLVRSLSNATELDNTAAYATGHVIFFDFLGLYFISYTESSGVILNYSVSGIALILIFVSIWRTASISCISPGYVLSWFILILVLEIIAFVLGFGLPLAVAYVFDKYGLSLTYFSTPALLIGLYICPSLLGLSFPSYIYLKLQRSAKVALAQQLQLVLHGHAVILALLGIGLTVYGLRSTYVVTWTLIFYETPLAINLLTTLHDRGFSWTGVLKTFQIIPFLYNSYLIYTFLVTLIPMMGRFGRGTNPDLIISALNALGTILALGFLIPLINMFRRPSLILFSLLAISAVTIYTATSTQIGFPYRPRTNVQRLPYLQVRRTFYEYDGTVVKDESGYLFNFQDRRGPAPLENSKVNLTGLVSIAADCDKVMMCGYPLYDHRWVKNREQIMWLPREAEIVPPFVPVLELVAKTDLGNNTMRYEFNTTTTDHTSVFIQPEEDVTIVNWSLLLAYIGQQTTYHLYYSSGKNILPLTFYIDFWKLDGDFNVPVTQLGVGAHSIGNEGDAISQEFASQLPTFAALVEWPASYQRFIF
- the LOC108026906 gene encoding endoplasmic reticulum metallopeptidase 1, with the protein product MTFNSKYHIDVDFEVPKKLQWYYAPAFFGFWLVLYLSLVNTQMNHMPQPLTRSDEASHPHSFIAQRAEDTLIELTRIGPRVVGSMANEETAVEFLRAEVAKVEAEMSDSLEIEVDVQQASGAYMHWEMVNMYQGIQNVVVKLSERNSTNENYLLINSHYDSVPGSPGAGDDGSMVVTMLEVMRVIAKSGDPLAHPIVFLFNGAEENPLQASHAFITQHKWAKNCKALINLDSAGSGGREILFQSGPNHPWLMNYYRSVPHPFANTLAEELFQAGAIPSDTDFRIFRDFGGVPGLDMAYIFNGYVYHTKYDRINAFPRASFQHTGDNVLSLARSLANAPELDDTAAHSEGHNIFYDFLGWFMIFYTETTSIIVNVLITLLALLGVGISLYFMSVRSGCSWKGVLLRFSVTIGMQFVSLFLAVGLALLVAVFMDGVNRSMSWFTSPWTIFGLYLAPIIFGLSILPALYLEKTKRDPLGLGFRIQLFMHSHCVCLIVIMLTLTGLSIRSAYLIMLCVLFDIFALIVNLVTKWHRKAYLFAIAVTVCQILPFVFFTYLCTVALVTLMPMQGRSGSSSNPDMVIAALVWLFSLMFAGFIAPLIMFFRKTRTIVMCFLGITLLFIVISVTSAAFPYKEKTSPQRYSLIHAHRRLHNADGSTRIDESGLYIYPQDRRLDIARDEIDAIGEVQKVSDFCDEEMFCGMPLYNHRWNKAREYSLWIETSESPEIPTEYPMLVLQDSTELESPTQRRFNFTVAGPSHMGIFINVKNEAKILNWSFNDTLIREQAEPPYMVYFSYGLDDSPLEFTIDVEKTTSTFDTSTLEIGIGGHWVTQDITAIEKLSSYISRFPSYAYIQGWVGTYETWYF